The following are encoded together in the uncultured Sphaerochaeta sp. genome:
- a CDS encoding GGDEF domain-containing protein — protein MNPLIIVDIFSMVPLFFTIHLATRHLSGSRQNRYYILASYITLALLAVEVLGYSMAGRTAAYAIVIHLLSNALYFILIPAVALIILWYLGYSEYGKTTKRFLFTPLALNAVLSILSIQNGWFFSVNTANEYIRGPFFYVTTCVSYSYYILILIQLFRMRHTTISPSKFLVALVYFLPIIATILQFFYLKDSYITSSIATALLLYFLIVQEAKFDFDLPTKARNRIAFERMLSIAEQRNQELVLILFDMNNLKQVNDTWGHHEGDHLLLRLAELLQKTFSPDGKVFRIGGDEFCVILTRAKIGKRQSKMEQFELKLLKANTKLAHPIDVAWGYAESSNDEGISIRDAFTLADKAMYHHKAMIKESDLS, from the coding sequence ATGAACCCACTCATCATCGTAGATATATTCAGTATGGTTCCCTTGTTTTTTACCATTCACTTGGCTACACGACATCTCAGCGGTTCCAGGCAGAACAGGTACTATATCCTTGCCTCCTACATTACCCTCGCGTTGTTGGCAGTAGAAGTGCTGGGGTACAGCATGGCTGGGCGTACAGCTGCATATGCCATCGTCATACATCTCCTTTCCAATGCACTCTATTTCATACTGATACCGGCAGTTGCTCTCATCATCCTCTGGTATCTCGGGTATAGTGAGTACGGAAAGACAACTAAAAGATTTCTTTTCACTCCCTTGGCTTTGAACGCTGTACTCAGCATTCTCTCCATACAGAACGGCTGGTTCTTTTCTGTGAATACCGCCAACGAGTATATCAGGGGGCCATTCTTCTATGTGACGACCTGCGTCTCTTACTCCTACTATATTCTCATTCTCATCCAACTCTTCAGAATGCGCCACACTACCATATCCCCAAGCAAGTTTCTTGTTGCCTTGGTTTATTTCTTGCCTATCATTGCAACTATTTTACAGTTTTTCTACCTCAAGGACTCCTATATCACCAGTTCCATTGCAACAGCATTGTTGCTGTACTTTCTTATCGTTCAGGAAGCCAAGTTCGATTTCGACCTGCCGACCAAGGCAAGAAATCGTATCGCTTTTGAACGTATGCTATCTATAGCAGAACAAAGAAACCAAGAGTTGGTACTCATACTCTTTGACATGAACAATCTCAAGCAAGTCAATGATACCTGGGGACATCATGAAGGAGACCACCTGCTCCTAAGATTGGCAGAGTTGCTGCAAAAAACGTTCTCACCTGATGGAAAAGTATTCAGGATCGGTGGAGATGAGTTCTGTGTTATCCTTACCAGAGCCAAGATAGGCAAGAGACAATCCAAGATGGAACAATTTGAACTGAAGCTGCTCAAAGCCAATACCAAGCTTGCCCATCCTATCGATGTTGCTTGGGGGTATGCAGAGTCAAGCAATGATGAAGGCATTTCAATACGCGATGCCTTCACCCTTGCTGACAAGGCAATGTACCATCATAAAGCGATGATTAAGGAGAGCGATCTATCCTAA
- a CDS encoding MFS transporter: MRITNYRSFMIHALFLSLTMSFIDVNTVAPAMLSETGATTFHLGLLTAIMVGFGSFMQLLFATFIMGFKHKKPALLGGIYLRVAALASLGIFLRNLGSPATWKIWLILFLMTIFSFSGAWANIAYTDILGSTIEKPQRKKLLTQKQLVTSIGLIISSVVVKLVLSYLSYPDSYSLLFLMASLLLLFATSGFWMLKEGEHPQQKKQNLTERLGMFAHAIKEDRNVRLYLLLVNTSGVIVSTLPFLVVLANQRYGLDGGRTGTFLLFQLSGSLLATILTNLFSKGQRYRPLIYLFILLGVSTPIIALLLIAAPLLYPLAFFFGGATAALYHILTVGILLEISNNENRPIYVGIGGAGALMNILYPMLAGLLLPYLGFSLIFMLTSCYMLFGIYAAKHLDCGIFS, from the coding sequence ATGAGGATTACCAACTATCGCTCTTTCATGATCCATGCCCTGTTCCTCTCGCTGACCATGAGTTTCATAGACGTGAATACCGTCGCCCCAGCCATGCTAAGCGAAACCGGGGCTACTACCTTTCACCTAGGACTGCTGACTGCCATCATGGTGGGATTCGGCAGCTTCATGCAACTGTTGTTTGCGACCTTCATCATGGGATTCAAGCACAAGAAACCAGCCCTTCTGGGGGGGATATACCTCAGGGTTGCAGCTCTTGCAAGCCTTGGGATATTCTTGCGCAACCTTGGTTCCCCCGCCACCTGGAAAATTTGGCTCATTCTCTTCTTGATGACTATATTTTCCTTCAGTGGAGCATGGGCGAACATTGCCTACACCGATATTCTTGGAAGCACGATTGAAAAACCTCAACGAAAGAAACTACTCACCCAGAAACAACTGGTTACCAGTATTGGATTGATCATCAGCTCTGTAGTGGTAAAGCTTGTACTCTCATACCTCTCCTACCCCGACAGTTACAGCCTGCTGTTTCTTATGGCAAGCCTACTGCTACTCTTCGCAACCAGTGGCTTCTGGATGCTGAAAGAGGGCGAACATCCTCAGCAAAAAAAGCAGAATCTAACAGAAAGACTTGGTATGTTTGCCCATGCCATCAAGGAAGACAGAAATGTCAGGCTCTATCTGCTTTTGGTGAATACCTCAGGGGTTATCGTCTCTACCCTGCCATTCTTGGTGGTTCTGGCAAATCAACGCTATGGATTGGACGGAGGAAGAACGGGAACCTTCCTGTTGTTCCAGCTTTCCGGCTCCCTGCTTGCAACCATCCTGACCAACCTGTTCAGCAAAGGACAGCGCTATCGCCCACTGATATATCTTTTCATCCTTCTCGGCGTCTCCACCCCGATTATTGCTCTCTTGCTGATAGCGGCCCCACTCCTTTATCCACTTGCCTTCTTTTTCGGAGGGGCAACCGCTGCTCTCTATCATATACTTACCGTGGGGATTCTGTTGGAAATTTCCAACAATGAGAACCGCCCAATTTATGTTGGGATAGGAGGTGCTGGTGCGCTGATGAATATCCTCTACCCCATGCTTGCTGGCCTCTTGCTCCCCTACCTAGGTTTTTCTCTTATCTTCATGCTTACTAGTTGCTATATGCTTTTCGGTATTTATGCTGCAAAGCATTTGGACTGTGGCATATTTTCCTGA
- a CDS encoding FGGY-family carbohydrate kinase, with amino-acid sequence MKQQYIVAIDGGTQSTKVTMFDTLGEEICSNTVPLKEIHLYGEGKAEHPDDDLWDSLQQACKGMLQAFRGNMEDIIGIGLGSIRCCRALLKQDGSLASPVQSWMDIRLSYPYEHEDDEVRYVTTATGYLTHRLTRETRDTRSNYVGPWPINPETLQWYPDGELFDSYTTQRDMLFELVDPSTILGSVTEQASKATGLPEGIPVVSTANDKAVEGLGAGLSDKGTVLVSLGTYITSMMVGDTYQEDAKYYWSNPGAVPGEFLYESNGIRRGMATVTWIKDLMGTGLVESAKEHNMSPEAYLNILGKDVSAGCDGLYTILHWLARPTQQWERGIMIGFNGRHKGKHMFRSVLEGIAMTMKNNAQAMCDEMGSEIKHLIVSGGGSNGELFMQILADVFGVPAHRNQTNESASMGAAICTALALGVYPSRTSAIEHMVRVRDTFLPDEANVALYERINREVYTKISSATEEVLQASHRIFHD; translated from the coding sequence ATGAAACAGCAGTACATAGTAGCAATTGACGGAGGCACACAAAGTACCAAGGTGACCATGTTTGACACCCTTGGGGAGGAAATCTGCTCAAATACGGTGCCGCTCAAGGAAATCCATCTCTATGGAGAGGGTAAGGCTGAACATCCTGATGATGATTTGTGGGATAGCCTGCAGCAAGCTTGCAAGGGCATGCTCCAGGCCTTCCGGGGAAACATGGAAGATATCATTGGAATTGGTTTGGGATCCATCCGTTGCTGCCGTGCCCTGCTTAAGCAAGACGGGAGTTTGGCTTCCCCAGTGCAGAGCTGGATGGATATCCGCCTTTCCTATCCATATGAACATGAAGATGATGAGGTTCGGTATGTTACCACTGCTACCGGGTATCTGACCCATCGACTCACCAGAGAGACAAGGGATACCCGCTCAAACTACGTTGGTCCCTGGCCCATCAATCCAGAGACCCTTCAGTGGTACCCGGATGGCGAGCTCTTTGACTCCTACACTACTCAGCGGGATATGCTCTTTGAGTTGGTTGACCCATCTACCATTCTTGGCTCGGTAACTGAACAGGCGAGCAAGGCGACAGGACTTCCAGAGGGAATCCCTGTTGTTTCTACTGCAAATGACAAGGCAGTGGAGGGGCTCGGTGCTGGCTTGTCTGATAAAGGAACAGTTCTGGTGTCACTGGGAACCTACATCACCAGTATGATGGTAGGAGACACATACCAAGAGGATGCAAAGTACTACTGGAGCAACCCAGGGGCAGTACCCGGTGAATTCCTCTATGAAAGTAATGGAATTCGTAGGGGTATGGCGACCGTGACCTGGATCAAGGACCTGATGGGAACAGGATTGGTAGAATCGGCCAAGGAGCATAATATGTCTCCAGAAGCGTATCTGAATATCTTGGGTAAGGACGTGAGCGCTGGTTGCGACGGACTGTACACAATCTTGCATTGGCTTGCCCGACCTACCCAGCAATGGGAGAGAGGCATCATGATCGGCTTCAATGGTAGGCATAAGGGAAAACATATGTTCCGTTCAGTGCTTGAGGGTATTGCAATGACCATGAAGAACAACGCTCAGGCGATGTGCGATGAGATGGGCTCTGAGATCAAACACCTCATCGTAAGTGGTGGCGGATCCAACGGGGAACTTTTCATGCAGATCCTCGCAGATGTATTTGGCGTACCTGCCCATAGGAACCAAACCAACGAGTCAGCCAGCATGGGAGCAGCCATCTGTACCGCTCTTGCGCTTGGGGTATATCCCAGCAGGACATCAGCTATCGAGCATATGGTGAGAGTACGGGATACATTTCTCCCTGATGAAGCAAATGTTGCACTGTATGAAAGAATCAATCGAGAGGTATACACAAAAATCAGTTCCGCTACAGAAGAGGTATTGCAGGCATCCCATCGTATTTTTCATGATTGA
- a CDS encoding SDR family NAD(P)-dependent oxidoreductase: MNIPDFTMDFFSLKGKNAIVTGGNTGLGQPLSVALAKAGANVMVASIMEEDGQTKQWVEDCGVAYQYIHSNITEEGECKRVVDTCIDTWGSIDILVNCAGISINKEDVTEFNRSDWDKMIAVNLTAAFEMIHEVTPHMIRQRSGKIINIASLYAFLGGRWSPAYAASKHGIVGLTKAMSDELAEYNVQVNAIAPGYFVTKLTEKTRSDQKRNEVIVSHIPANRWGTATDLMGSCVYLSSDASNYVNGTVLTIDGGFLIR; the protein is encoded by the coding sequence ATGAATATACCTGACTTCACCATGGATTTCTTTTCCTTGAAAGGTAAAAATGCCATTGTCACCGGTGGGAACACCGGTCTTGGGCAACCCCTTTCAGTAGCTCTGGCGAAGGCTGGAGCAAATGTCATGGTAGCCAGCATCATGGAAGAAGATGGACAGACAAAACAGTGGGTTGAAGATTGCGGAGTTGCCTATCAGTATATTCACAGCAATATCACTGAAGAGGGTGAATGCAAACGTGTAGTCGATACTTGCATCGATACGTGGGGGAGTATAGACATCCTGGTCAATTGTGCGGGTATCAGCATAAACAAGGAGGATGTCACTGAATTCAATCGCAGTGACTGGGACAAGATGATTGCGGTGAATCTAACCGCTGCCTTTGAGATGATACATGAGGTAACACCCCATATGATCAGGCAAAGAAGTGGAAAGATCATCAATATTGCATCCCTGTATGCCTTTCTTGGTGGACGCTGGTCACCAGCATACGCTGCATCAAAACATGGTATCGTGGGTTTGACGAAGGCTATGAGTGATGAGTTGGCAGAATACAATGTCCAGGTCAATGCGATCGCTCCTGGGTATTTTGTAACCAAGTTGACAGAGAAAACCCGCAGCGACCAGAAACGTAATGAGGTGATCGTCTCCCACATTCCTGCAAATCGATGGGGAACAGCAACCGACTTGATGGGCTCTTGCGTCTATCTCTCCAGCGATGCTTCCAACTATGTGAATGGAACCGTTCTTACCATCGACGGTGGTTTCCTGATACGTTAG
- a CDS encoding electron transfer flavoprotein subunit alpha/FixB family protein → MKRTLILQDTEDPKRSDALLEVNRRIHGEKNSESWLLAFSSDQESLPEGFDTIILVQDEGIVKEDARHICAIIIDLHERHTFDTILIPGTWVGRMVAPRIARRMGVGLVAEINDVQRHGEDLEFVRTAYSGNVLAGIAMKSDPPIILSIKPGIFSWELKSQVKTVVQHYEGEKESPSSLTPLERRQRPLSYDIRDSDVLISGGGGARRAYPMLETLAKELGGEVSASRKLVDQGIANRSIQVGQSGKIVSPRLYIAIGIDGAIQHVEGLQNVETILSVNTSPDAPIGSISDVVVVGDAKTFIEKLLQKLALYTEQRTPDQITKDRGESE, encoded by the coding sequence ATGAAACGAACCTTGATCCTACAGGATACGGAAGACCCAAAACGAAGCGATGCTCTTCTCGAGGTAAACCGACGTATCCATGGCGAGAAGAACAGTGAGTCTTGGCTCCTTGCCTTCTCATCCGACCAAGAATCTCTGCCTGAGGGTTTTGATACCATTATCCTTGTCCAAGATGAGGGAATCGTCAAGGAAGATGCACGGCATATCTGTGCCATCATCATCGACCTTCACGAGCGCCATACATTTGACACTATTCTCATTCCTGGGACATGGGTAGGAAGGATGGTTGCTCCCCGAATTGCAAGACGGATGGGTGTTGGCCTTGTTGCGGAGATAAACGATGTCCAAAGGCACGGTGAGGACTTGGAATTTGTGCGTACAGCTTACTCAGGGAATGTGCTGGCAGGTATCGCAATGAAGAGTGATCCGCCAATTATCCTGAGCATCAAACCAGGCATATTCTCCTGGGAGCTGAAGTCACAGGTGAAGACTGTTGTACAGCACTATGAAGGCGAGAAAGAATCGCCCTCCTCACTTACCCCTCTGGAGAGGAGGCAGAGACCACTTTCCTATGACATACGGGATAGCGATGTTCTCATCTCAGGAGGTGGTGGTGCAAGAAGAGCATACCCGATGCTGGAAACACTGGCGAAAGAATTGGGTGGTGAAGTATCTGCAAGCCGAAAACTCGTCGACCAAGGGATTGCCAACCGTAGCATTCAGGTAGGACAATCAGGAAAGATTGTCAGTCCTCGTCTGTATATCGCCATTGGAATCGATGGGGCTATCCAGCATGTGGAAGGATTGCAGAATGTGGAGACGATACTCTCAGTGAATACGAGTCCTGACGCACCCATTGGCAGCATATCAGATGTGGTGGTTGTCGGGGATGCCAAGACGTTTATAGAAAAACTGTTACAGAAGCTTGCTTTATATACAGAGCAAAGAACTCCCGATCAGATTACAAAAGACAGAGGAGAGAGCGAATGA
- a CDS encoding electron transfer flavoprotein subunit beta/FixA family protein produces MNIICLVKFVPDITGFGYDYEASSMIRNHTRMVLNPDDVSALSFAFKLKEKHPESHLQVVSMAPTSVIPHMHDLLRLPVDQGILISDPLFAGSDTYATSEVLGSYLKSQSFDVLLSGSRSLDGATSQVPAQIAEMLDLDHVLDVNEIDIEITTSSLAVFSVEGEREDSTWSMQLPGVLSLSRNNTCKLPYPSYADLQRDVSEKLTILTNKEMALNPSHVGLEGSLTKVVNTYEAKSRKRTRTVVEADDEGIEFVLSYLKERGFM; encoded by the coding sequence ATGAACATCATATGCTTGGTTAAATTCGTCCCAGACATTACAGGGTTCGGCTATGACTATGAAGCCAGTAGCATGATAAGGAACCACACCAGGATGGTGTTGAATCCGGATGATGTGAGCGCTCTCTCCTTTGCCTTCAAGCTAAAGGAGAAACACCCTGAATCCCATCTCCAAGTGGTCTCGATGGCGCCCACTTCGGTAATCCCTCATATGCACGACCTGCTCAGGCTTCCAGTGGACCAGGGTATACTGATTTCCGATCCTCTCTTTGCAGGGAGTGACACCTATGCAACCAGTGAGGTGTTGGGGTCGTATCTCAAGAGCCAATCGTTTGACGTACTCTTGAGCGGAAGCCGGTCGCTCGATGGTGCAACATCCCAGGTTCCTGCCCAGATTGCAGAAATGCTCGACCTTGATCATGTGCTCGATGTCAATGAAATTGACATTGAAATTACAACAAGCAGTCTGGCAGTATTCTCGGTTGAAGGGGAAAGGGAGGACTCCACCTGGTCGATGCAGCTACCTGGTGTGTTGAGCCTCTCCAGGAACAATACTTGTAAGCTCCCCTATCCCTCCTATGCAGACCTGCAGCGGGATGTATCAGAAAAACTAACCATACTTACCAACAAGGAAATGGCTTTAAACCCTTCTCATGTGGGCTTGGAAGGCTCTTTAACCAAGGTGGTCAACACCTATGAGGCAAAGAGCCGGAAAAGGACGAGAACCGTAGTCGAAGCGGACGATGAGGGGATTGAATTTGTACTCTCTTATCTCAAGGAAAGGGGGTTTATGTAG
- a CDS encoding FAD-binding oxidoreductase — MNNEKILEQLKTMLKPTQINTNSEDLYDASADRYKKYAKARNVLDVPSPLAIVYPDSPQQVRDLLVFCNTNKINVIPRAGKTATEGGLENWKEQTLVIDALNLDSIINIDTYNMQATVQAGVPLQVLEDALRKEGFTTGHSPQSKPVAKLGGLVATRSIGQFSTLYGAIEDMVVGLECVFPDGHISRIKNVPRRSGGPDIRHIAIGNEGSLCYITEVTVKMFKFYPDNNKFYGYLIKDVDTGIKVLREVMVNGFRPSVARTYSEEDAAQHFYHFHKNKCVLLFMAEGPEGIVKATGEAIEQAVEKFKGGIIEQVDSKHIENWFNNLNWSQQDIDDEYEGMKEHDSHSGFTTEISADWGTITKIYHNVIKRVKDEYPRFHDLTMLGGHSSHSYINGTNMYFVYNYDIHCAPEDEMRVYHHPMQRIIVEETLKLGGSMCHHHGIGKFRNEWTEQEHGSAYYMLEKLKEAFDPNGIMNFGTIFPQEEGKKYQ; from the coding sequence GTGAATAACGAAAAGATTCTTGAACAGTTGAAAACAATGCTGAAACCTACCCAGATCAACACCAACAGTGAAGATCTCTATGATGCATCTGCAGATAGATATAAGAAATATGCAAAAGCAAGGAACGTACTCGATGTACCCTCCCCGCTGGCAATCGTCTACCCCGACTCTCCCCAGCAGGTTCGCGACCTGCTTGTGTTCTGTAATACCAATAAGATCAACGTGATCCCCCGTGCTGGAAAAACAGCAACAGAGGGTGGTCTTGAGAACTGGAAGGAACAGACACTCGTCATAGATGCACTGAACTTAGACAGTATCATCAATATCGATACCTATAACATGCAGGCAACCGTACAGGCGGGAGTTCCCCTGCAAGTACTGGAAGATGCCCTGAGAAAGGAAGGTTTTACCACCGGCCACTCACCACAGTCAAAGCCTGTAGCAAAACTGGGTGGATTGGTCGCAACCCGGAGTATTGGACAGTTCTCCACCCTCTATGGGGCAATCGAGGACATGGTAGTCGGACTTGAGTGCGTATTCCCAGACGGGCATATCTCCAGAATCAAGAATGTTCCCAGACGTTCAGGTGGTCCCGATATTCGTCATATCGCCATTGGCAATGAAGGATCACTGTGTTACATCACCGAAGTAACGGTAAAGATGTTCAAGTTCTATCCTGACAACAACAAATTCTATGGGTATCTCATCAAGGATGTCGATACCGGCATCAAGGTATTGAGGGAAGTCATGGTAAACGGCTTCAGACCCTCGGTTGCCCGTACCTACAGTGAGGAAGATGCTGCACAGCATTTCTACCACTTCCATAAGAACAAGTGCGTACTACTGTTCATGGCAGAAGGCCCTGAAGGAATTGTAAAAGCTACAGGAGAGGCAATCGAACAGGCTGTCGAAAAATTCAAGGGAGGCATCATTGAACAGGTTGACAGCAAACATATTGAAAACTGGTTCAACAACCTCAACTGGTCCCAGCAAGACATAGACGATGAGTATGAAGGAATGAAAGAACATGACAGCCACTCCGGCTTCACCACCGAAATCTCTGCAGACTGGGGTACGATCACAAAAATCTACCACAATGTGATCAAGCGCGTGAAGGATGAGTATCCACGTTTCCATGATCTGACCATGCTTGGCGGTCACTCTTCCCATAGTTATATCAACGGAACCAACATGTACTTCGTGTACAACTACGATATCCATTGTGCACCAGAAGATGAAATGCGGGTATACCACCACCCAATGCAACGGATCATTGTTGAGGAAACCCTCAAGCTTGGCGGGTCAATGTGTCACCATCATGGAATTGGCAAATTCCGCAATGAATGGACCGAACAGGAGCATGGTTCAGCCTACTATATGCTGGAGAAACTGAAAGAGGCATTTGATCCCAACGGCATCATGAACTTTGGCACCATCTTCCCACAGGAAGAAGGTAAGAAGTACCAATAA
- a CDS encoding SIS domain-containing protein has product MEFLSGKDVIGYTSTNEIQRIRAFLDTFDSQLVDDLHSMILDHKKLVLFGYGPSLLCAEYFAYRFRNCTDITTMAVSDPIAVKNMVDETTLLVILTETGRFHSFQDVYSTAKNKGCDVIIISEEFNTELVTQCDKIFYLAQHAQPEYLQAYEKSRTTFFIFLEEVIQRFLPHQS; this is encoded by the coding sequence ATGGAATTTTTGAGTGGGAAGGATGTGATCGGGTATACCTCAACAAACGAGATACAGCGTATACGTGCTTTCCTCGATACCTTCGATTCCCAACTGGTGGACGATCTTCATTCCATGATACTGGATCATAAAAAATTGGTCCTCTTTGGGTATGGCCCTTCACTGCTCTGCGCGGAATACTTCGCCTATCGGTTCAGGAACTGTACCGATATAACGACCATGGCTGTTTCTGACCCCATTGCTGTCAAGAATATGGTGGATGAGACAACGCTGCTTGTCATACTGACAGAAACTGGTCGTTTTCACTCCTTTCAGGATGTATACTCTACAGCTAAGAACAAAGGGTGTGATGTGATCATCATTTCGGAGGAATTCAATACGGAACTGGTCACCCAATGTGACAAGATTTTCTATTTGGCACAGCATGCTCAACCAGAGTATTTGCAAGCCTATGAGAAATCGCGAACCACATTCTTCATTTTCCTTGAAGAGGTCATCCAACGGTTTCTTCCTCATCAATCTTGA
- a CDS encoding zinc-binding dehydrogenase, protein MSTIPRTMKAVVTKSNGGYEQLQYQDVPVPELLPGTVLLKVLSAGVNNTDINTRLGWYAAKVKKGTLALSSGEIENSMDGGWKEKTPFPLIQGTDCCGRVVAVGSGQDAHLLNSRVLVRPCMRSSGWESLETIWLGSDCDGAFAEYVRVPTPDVFPVDCEWSDEELGTIPCAYGTAENMLHRASVQDGDIVLVRGSSGGVGSAVVQLAGRRGARVIAVTSKGKKREVASLAVERVITHEELASGVLPSNSVDVVVDNVAGPDFGEMLNLLKRGGCLVTSGAIAGAQVTIDLRSLYLKDLRLIGCTAWAEPVFRDVISYIEQGEIRPLLAGVFPMEEIAAAQQEFSRKHHVGKLVLLPHQV, encoded by the coding sequence ATGAGTACCATACCACGAACAATGAAAGCGGTTGTAACTAAATCCAACGGGGGGTATGAGCAGTTGCAGTACCAGGATGTTCCTGTTCCTGAGCTTCTTCCTGGTACGGTTTTGCTGAAAGTACTTTCAGCCGGAGTCAACAATACGGATATCAATACCCGTTTGGGGTGGTATGCTGCCAAGGTTAAGAAAGGAACCCTTGCACTCTCCTCAGGAGAAATAGAAAACAGTATGGATGGGGGATGGAAGGAGAAGACTCCTTTTCCTCTCATCCAGGGAACGGATTGTTGTGGACGCGTGGTAGCTGTAGGAAGTGGACAGGATGCACACTTGCTAAACTCGCGTGTCCTTGTTCGTCCTTGTATGAGGAGCTCTGGTTGGGAATCACTGGAGACCATATGGCTGGGCTCTGACTGCGATGGCGCGTTTGCTGAGTATGTACGCGTTCCTACTCCAGATGTGTTTCCTGTTGACTGTGAGTGGAGTGATGAGGAGCTGGGAACCATTCCCTGTGCCTATGGTACCGCTGAGAATATGCTGCATCGCGCCTCTGTACAGGACGGTGATATCGTATTGGTGCGTGGTTCTTCTGGTGGAGTTGGCTCAGCGGTAGTCCAACTTGCTGGGCGCCGGGGTGCAAGGGTGATTGCTGTTACCAGCAAAGGAAAAAAGAGAGAGGTTGCTTCTCTCGCTGTGGAGAGGGTAATAACACACGAGGAGCTTGCTAGTGGAGTCCTTCCCTCAAATTCTGTTGATGTGGTAGTTGATAATGTAGCTGGTCCTGACTTTGGTGAGATGCTGAACCTGCTGAAGAGAGGAGGGTGTTTGGTAACCTCCGGTGCTATTGCTGGTGCACAGGTAACCATTGATTTACGATCACTTTATCTTAAGGATTTGCGACTCATTGGCTGTACTGCTTGGGCTGAACCGGTATTCAGAGATGTTATCTCCTACATCGAACAGGGCGAGATCCGCCCACTGCTTGCAGGAGTATTTCCCATGGAAGAGATAGCAGCAGCACAACAGGAATTCTCCCGGAAACACCATGTTGGGAAACTGGTACTTTTGCCTCATCAGGTATAG
- a CDS encoding FMN-binding protein has protein sequence MKLLWVLLVVALIIVVVFLLYRRIENKLNALPGLPIADIDFRQVPDGIYSGSYATFPVRVKIEAKMDSGKLTDLSLLEHRNGQGQKAEKILQDVLSSQHLQVDTISGATYSSVVMLKAIESALTEQKSL, from the coding sequence ATGAAATTATTGTGGGTACTACTCGTGGTAGCACTGATCATTGTCGTGGTTTTTCTGTTGTATCGTAGAATTGAGAACAAGTTGAATGCGTTGCCTGGTCTTCCTATTGCTGATATAGATTTCCGCCAGGTTCCCGATGGGATCTACAGTGGTTCCTACGCTACCTTTCCTGTACGGGTGAAGATTGAGGCAAAAATGGATTCAGGTAAGTTAACGGACTTGTCTTTGTTGGAACATCGTAATGGACAAGGGCAGAAAGCCGAAAAAATTCTCCAGGATGTTCTTTCTTCCCAGCATCTTCAAGTTGATACTATTTCTGGTGCAACGTACAGCAGTGTGGTGATGCTCAAGGCTATTGAGTCGGCTCTTACAGAGCAAAAATCTCTCTAA